The genomic interval ATATCCTacaaaaacataatttttttaaactGGCCGGCTACTGTGaataaaacacaacagaaaaacaaTTTCcaacagtagctaggtttccatccaattggcgacagattttcaagTGACTATTCTAtaatctgcataaagaaaatatgtgcattttcccaccagtggtacactacatggccaaaagtatgtagactcctgcttgtcaaacatcttattccaaaatcatgggcattaatatggagttaatCCCgcgtttgctgctataacagcctccactcttctgttaaggctttccactagatgttggaacattgctgcagggacttgcttccattcagacacaagagcattagtgaggttgggcactgatgttgggagattaggcttggctcgcagtcggcgttccaattcatcccaaagctgttcaatggggttgaggtcaaggctctgtgcaggccagtcaagttcttccacaccgatctcgacaaaccatttctgtatgaacctcgctttgtgcatgcgggcattgtcatgctgaaacaggaaagggccttccccaaacagttgccacaaagttggaaacacagaatcatctctagaatgtcaatgtatgctgtagcgttaagatttcccttcactggaactaaggggcctagcccgaatcatgaaaaccagccccagaccattgaaaaggtggcatcctttgacagtgccacattgaaagtcactgagctcttcattaaggccattctactgccaatgtttgtctatagagatttgaatgactgtgtgctcaattttatacacctgtcagcaacgggtgtgtctGAAATAGTGTCCACGCACTTTTGAATACATAGTGTACATTTCCACCTCATGCGGATTAAATAGCATTGCATGATAAAGTAGtacacacaaaatgtactttttcgcttaagttttcatgtaccgaataaaaatctaaagttcaatgtgtttccatcgcattttcagcTCTACCGATAGTTGTGTCACAAAAACTGTTTACATTGAATAGCAAATGTGAACACTCTGGGATTGGCAGCTGTGTTCTAGTCAACATCTCGCAGATACAGTGGGGGGGTAGGCTGTGCGGTTTGGCTAGTCTACATAATGAGATTACTATGGATAAACAACAGTCGAGCGTTGATCATCATGTCATGTCATCATTGATATTTACAGGGAAGCAGCATTAaactcatcaccgtgcactttcactaCCCTATGAAGTCCATCATGACCATTTCCCCGAGTCGCAGTGGGAGGACCATACACCATATCATTGTGTGACTCCAAATTGactttgatatgatggttattatatcgaTATTTAaggcgtttccaccgccatttcccGCATGAcacattttaccgacacaaaaagatacCATGTCGAACGAACACATTATCTGCCAGCATTTAAAAAATGACAATGAAACTTCCTGTTTCAATCACAGCGtcatgattaaaaaaaataaaaaaaaataaaaatacgatatgactttactcgcatagaaactgtggatggaaatgtgGTTGCTGACATTTTAGAATGTAGAGAATCAGACATAACATTCCTGGTACTCTTTAGGCACGAGGTCCTGTTTTCCCTACTGTTCTTCCCGATCTCCCTGCTCATCAGTGGTCGCATGGTGTACTCCGAGCACTGACGATGCCTGACGACATGACGGGAGACTCCAACCTGAACATACAAATATAAACACCAGAAACAGATGCAAATCTATCCTGGGTAATTTGCTGGGTCATATTTCCTGGGTCATTTGCATGCCACATACACACAGGATCACACTGCATCACACCACATCCATTTACATACTAACCCGATGACGAAGGACAGTGTGGTTTTCCACCCTGTGGTTTTCACTCTCCCTCAGGCTGTACCCAAACCCACTCCTTCACTGGCCTGGCCCCGGGGCTGGGGCGGTGGGTGGGAAAACCCCAGTGGTGTGTCAGGGCAGCCTGCAGAGTGTGTTTATACTGTCTATGTGTGTTCCATGTGTGTTCCTTGCTACTGCGTCTCAGATCAGTTCTGACTTAAAGTGGTGCTGTTGATTCGCTGACATAGAGAGAGCTTGCCTGCCTGGTCACAGAACATGAATCATTTAGTCACCAGAGCAGAGCTGGAAATGTCAAGTCTCATCACGACGCAACATACCTCAGTGGCCCAGCAACCACGCTGTCTAAATTATACCAACCTGAGTTAAGAGTTAAGAGGAGGAGGAAGTCTTGAGTAAAGAGATAAACTGAGATTTGGATACCGCAGCAGCAGGGGTTGTTTGTGAAGGATGGGAGAGACACTGATACTATCAAGGACCAATCCTATGCCTGGGATGAGAAAATGAAGACGTAACATAACAAAGCTTAATATACGGAGTCAAGAGACACGAGTCTCTTCATTCCTCTAGTCTCTTGATTCTGAAAGTTAAGCTTATTGAAAACAGTTTTGAAGTAAAACTGTGACTGACTCCATTATTTCCATTAATGAGCATTATTTTCTTGGTCAAACAGTTCCTGTAATTCCAGTTTCATTCCTTATCTGAGTTTCCCAGGAACAGTAATCTGCTTTCTCACATGGGGAAAAAAAGAGGGCTGACTCGACCTTGACTGTCAAGTGGGAGACCACATGAGCAAAACTTATTTTGTAGTGTTTCCATTCCTCTAGGGACAGTTTCCTGGACAGAGATTAAGACTAAACACAATTTTGAATAGCCATTTCATCCCAGGTCTAGGCGTTATCTGTGTCTGTGAAACTGACCTTTAAAACTTTGACTTGAATacattctatttctgtgttttgtcagCAAATACACAAAGCCAAATTTACCAGTAAAGCAGCACATGCAACCATTATTGTAGAGGTGGCACGAGGATGGAGGAAGTTGGAGAATTTTGCATTTTGCAAACACCTGAAACGgccttttcctgcaatctagtgccataatcattatgcctaattctatgtaaaaaaaataaacatggaAAAAAAGTAAAGTATATTGTTCAGCATAGTAATTTTTGTAATTTTAATGAgggtgtcattctgactgttgtaaATACCACATCTCAATATCGGCTACTGCACTAATATGCCTAGGATATTACTTCCAAATTTCAACACACTACATTGGATCATAACACACATCATACATTAAAGTTGCCCTGGCATCCTAGCAGCAGCCTAAGCAGAGAGCTCCTGTACATTTTGTAATTAATTCATTTTTATGTCATTTTTTGTCCtacaatatttttgttttaagAATGAATAATCAATATAGCTAATTAATATCATTAGAATCCACCACAACATTAATATTGAAGCTGGCAAGTCATTTTGTttgtttggctagctagctaacgttagctggctagcggTTTTGATATGAATGCCAGCCAGGGTCCGGAGGTTGATAAGCCGAAAGCAAGACAGCAGAGGTGTGCAGTGATGAGGATCATAGGGAGGACAAAGCTATAaggctgctctttaattattattTAAATGTGGTGTGCTTTATGGTGCCATGTTACTGACGTAGCATCATCCAAGTGGGTGCTCAATTTTGAAAGCGAGACATCTTTATGAGACCACGCTTCCTGCCTGCCTATGGACCTTCTCTCCCCGCTTGACCACCTCGCGCAGTAATTGCTTGCTTTTTATAAAGTCTAGTTAGACAAGCttctctaacttgattgatagcctgaaatggcttggtagctagttatgaggtcgGGAGATTGGGGAcctatctagctggctagctaaaacCAACTTCATtaaattgctaggtggctagtattacagagaaacaacgaAACATTTTTTTAATGATTTATTCACCAACAAGGAATCAATAGGCTACATATCTTGATCAAATTCATTTTGCAAACATACCTCAAGTCATGCCGATCACCGGgagcataaatcaaatcaaacgctgTATGTGTCAGTCTCCtacgctctctctcctcctccactgacgATACTGTCTGCATGCACTGCTTCCTGCCTAGCATACCTTTGCTCTGTGGTGCACCTTGGAAGGAACAACTTTACTAGGCACAATAGGGTActccatttcaggctatcaatcaaagTCTGTGTGCCCCCTCCACAAAATACTGCTGacagaaaaagaagaaaaaaaacatcagAGGGGGCACGTACCTTTGTGCCCCCgatgggcatgacgcctctgacGCAGCACCATTTGGGCAGCAACATAGAATTATCCAACACACATCACAAGAAACACTGTAAACTTCTTAATTCACTTCTTCGGAAATCTTTATTACAAGATATTAGACTACTGTACAAATCAGTGAGATAATAGTACAGCACAACGTACGTCATATTAAGACTGTTCTGGAGGATAGTCATTCAAAGTGGGATAGGAGGTGTTCTAGAATACACTAGATCATTTTCAGAACATTGCCATGCATGCATGATTCCATTTCTGCCATGCATCAGTTGGTAATTCAGTGGTAAGAAAAAGCCCTGAACAATGGCAACAACAGAAGAATGACAAAATTGTTACAATTAAACATATAGAGAGCACAAGATAAGCAACCATGTTGTCTGGTTATCCCTCATGATATTTGGCACACATGATAATGCGCAATGCAATATAAATAGTTTATCAATAGGGAGTGTGTACAGTTATATTTAACAATCCAGACTTTAGGCCTTTTGGTGCCTTACAAACAAgtgatgtacagtactgtataatgTGTATAAATGACTCTATAGATGCAAAGGATGGTAACAAAAACTGATCAGGCGACATCAAAATTGATAAGGAAAAAAAGGAAAAATCCCTTCATTAAGTCTGTCATCGTAATTCTCTACATACAAAACTCTCCCTCAGTCGGGCCTTGAGCACTGCAAAAGACTTCTCCAAAAGGTTAATAAATAAGGTCTCTTTATACAGACACATTACGTTAGATCACAACAAACCATTTCACTGCTTCATTTCTCCGTTGTGCAACAAAAcgttagcctggtctcagatctgttcgTGCTGTCTTGCCAGGTCCACATCACGACCAATTGTCACGCCAAACACGACAATTCCACCAGGAGTTGACAAGAGAGCAGAAaccgactggcacccaggctaacaGAACCTGGGGCTGCAGATGTAAGGATCTTAATtttagccagtttgctacagcacaaaaataatcctgcagcaacaggacatgtgaattattatgtggattataattcatggacatttgtAGGGTTTGATGCATTTCTCACAAGGGAATATCATGTCTgaaattttaaagtggaaatgacTAACTTCAgatgcctttttaaacctcaaatacactccaAGTTTTACTGCAACAGGGTGATAAAatcaagatcctacatctgtaccatttcttatttacaagttatttatattatttatttgatTGCACTCGTCATCAGAAGAATCACGAGCAGAAAGAATGGTAATGTAATATCACATGGTTTGAACGATATAagattgtgtgtgtgcgctttAGTTTATTAGATAATTTCTATAGTTTGTTCCCTGATTTCTGCGTTTGTTCGACAGCATTGTCTTCCTCCATCAGCATCCTCTCCTGGTCACATGGTTTAGACCCTCCTCCTTGAGAGCTATCCCCTCCGGCAGGGTTTTGGTCCATCCCTACTCTAATACACCTAATGCTACGAATTAGCTGCTACCCAGGACCATGAAAAGACAGCTTTCAGACTGCTACATTTGTCGGTCGACCTGCTTAGGAGTTATCTATGACCAATAATTGACTAGTGTAAAATGTGTAGGGCTGAAGCAAAAGCCTGCTGCTCACCCAGTAGCTCTCTGGGTAGAAGGCTGGTCATCCCTGTACTAGACAAGCTCTATGGCCGTAAACCCTGGCATGACAGCATTCACCTGGGCATGTGTATCCATCTCCGTCTCAGTCTTGGCTGCTTCCCCCATCTTGCCAGTATAAGTCCCAGGAGATCACCATCATGAGGACTGGAAGAGGGTCTAGAAGTGCTTGCTGCCATATGGGATAAAAGTGCTTATATACAGTGTCTTTGGATTAAAACTGTTAATTTCGAATAGAAAATGAGAATCAatgtctttggggggggggggggcgggggtggTGTGTTTAAGCCTccgtctgtgttgtctctgtccCGTTTTTCTGCGCCTCGTCAACGCCGCTCTCATCCTCGACGACTGTGAAGAACACGAGGGAGATGATGAGGAGGCGGCGGTTTGGCACATTATCACATCTAAGAATCTAATCTTTAACTGGTATGAATGCATGGAACTCATGCACTAGGCAACAGCACTGCACGGAagtagaacgagagagagaaagacaaagagaaagaTGCGTGCGTGTGCATTTGCGCATGTGTATGCAACACATGAAGTTTATTTAATTGGTCATGTatgacatgcgcacacacacacacacacagaataaggCACACACAGAATAAGGCACACACAGAATAAGGCACACACAGAATACATTCTACAATCCTATAGAATCGCACCGTGTGGAATATTCCGTGGAACAGCATGGCAACACTTAGCCAAGTAAAACTCAAATCCACGATGCGTTCTATTATTTGAGTGCTGAAATACatcgtttatttttttattttttataaaaacgACATTTTATGTGATGTCTGAGCTCCAGTCCGCCCACACTACTCGCCGGTCAACTCCGTGATGTCAAGTACATTGTGGAGTTGAGTTTTACACATGGACCTAGAGGCATTTCACAGCAGCACGCACGCACTGCGCATCCAAACTTGTGTTGCAATGCGAACAGAATTCTTAAAAAACATTACCCCATACCATATTCCTCCGAATAAACTTCCCATCGAATTGCCCACAGCCTACCATTATTTCCCATCCCATGTTGAGTAAATGGACAATGGAGACATCCCCATAACACAACGGAAAATACTTAGGTCATAGTTACCTCGTTTGCTTCTGCCTATCTGTCCAAGTTTGGGCGGGCGTTTGCCCCCCTGCGAGCCGCTGAAGAAGTTGTTGGTGTCTTGGAGGCGACAGGTGAAGGAAAGGTGTCCCTCGTCGTCCTCATTTCCATAATGACTCATTTCGTCTTGTAGTACTTCCGACATTTCCAACTGCGTCTCAATAACCAACCGAGGCACACAAACAAAAAATATGAAGCTCTGCTCAACCTTAGGACCACTACTGTGGCGTTATAACAGCTTGTAACCGCTGATAACGCGGGAGAAAAACAATATAACCTAGGCTACTATCTGGCTGTCCAGTCCTGCTGTCTGTTTACCTCGAAGGCATGTGTCTCCTCTAGTGCGCAACCAAACGGATTGATCCAAATATATTCCTCAATTTCACCTTTCGGAAAGCTTCGGCAACATTATTCAAATTTTCCAATGGGTTCCGCCGTGCGCATTGCTTTGGAAATGCCGGGAGCGTGTAGATATTGCTGCGGTGCTACGCCTTATTCTATGATTTCGAGCGGCTAGACCGTCGCACGGAAAATCTAAAGGAGAAATGCAAATTAGGGAGAGATGCAAAACACGGCTCACAGGGAAACGAGGCGGtgggaaggagcgagagagagagagacagagagacatagagagagacagagctgagcgTCTTCTGCAGCCCACATCAGATACAGAACAGAGAAGATTCCAGTTTGTCCTGACAGGCTGATGTTCCATCTGCCTGCTGGGATCTAGCTGAAATCCAAATGACACTAGaatagtattatattataggctaTGGTCGACTGGAAGACTAAATATTGAGATATTTGTATTCAATATTGATTCATTCATTATTATTGCATGTTCATCAACATATTAAAGGAACAAAAGCAGGATAATTCTCATCTTGGACATTTTAAAAGGAAATTTAAGTCCAATATAGGCTGTTTCTCCAGATCACTTTAAAGAGATTTTTGGCTAATTTTTAAATCTAATGTTGAGTTGATGTATAGGTCTAGTCACTGTATTTTGCCCAATATTGTCTGATGATCTATCAACCTGGACTTAGGGGTAGACGTGTCATAGTAAATGCAAATCCGGGACACTTCAATTAGTATGATGTGATAcctttcgtatggtatgtattcatttcgGGATGtacatcatccatttcatatatTTTACGAATTATAATTCatatatgttacaaattgcaattcatacaatatgttatgaatttgcaaaaaggTATGATATGTAACAAATtaaacgttagctaggtggctaacactaCTGTTAGGGttaaggattaaggttagggttaggcgttaggttaaagggttaatgttaggcttaggggaagggttagctaaaaaacCAAGTGGtagcaaagtagctaaaaagtagcaaGTAGTTGCTAAAGTTGAAGTTCAAACCTTTGGGTTGCCATGCGTTTGCattatacgcccacccatccacaccgaccaaccaccctactttcgttTTTTGAGCTAACTGTCTTATGTatccataccaaacgtaacatatcatactcatTTGAGTGTTTCCGTAATTACatgtactatgttacgtctagtctatgagaccaggctgctttTTTTTCTAGCTGGCATGCCGTGTAATGCCTGTGTTACAGCAGTGTTGTTATGGATACACCCACCTAGTAGACAAGCATGAAGCCTCACCAGAGCATGGCAGTGTTTTCATATGATCAGACAGACAGGCGGTCGGGTCTTTGATCCAAGGAGCACAGCCATGTATATACAGGACCTGGTTCTGTTTCTCACCCTAAAAACCATGAAGGCTACTTAAGCTGAATTGGGACATAATGCCACTTAAGACTTTTACACCTACAATTTGTTTTGTTGTTCTGTTCTGAATTCCcatatgtgacccgattcaggaaactaggaggatgttgcaagtcacgacttcacaggagaccTGTTTGaacgtaaaaaaaatgtttttaatcaaaatgcgtttttttttGGCAGGAATGCCTTctagaacatgtgaactttcatgtgccttaatatcaaagttgtatgccatctgtaaatacgaataaaatggttaaattgtgagactagttggtttagccacagaaaaagtgagcAACCTTCCTAGCTGTGATTGGCAGAGATAATAAGTggactggacatgccgagagaagaGTTtgtattggtctgccatataacaCGCATCTGTCTATTGGAGATGGTCAGTCTGTCTAGGTAATCGTGTCAAacacattaaaaaatatatcttaTTGCGTTGTAAAATtgcataaacctaatgtcaagttagtgtactgttagctatattagtttgaatccccgagctgacatggtacaaatctgtcgttctgcccctgaacgaggcagttaactcactgttcctaggccgtcattgaaaataagaatttgttcttaactgacttgcctagttaaataaaggtaaaatagaaACAAaaaagatagtctagctagctacattttcagatattacacatttctaattttgacatttGCTTGAGTAGTTGTAgccattgaacctggttggttagctacctgcagattcatgcagggtagtaacgtcatgagttgtgattatggtccattgtttaactagctagctagctacatgtcttaacaaaagactccactctaattttgacaaagtattttcaagttagtgtactgttagctagctagctgacgttagttggctggctcaCTAACTAACGTTACGTCATGCATTGGGATTCAttgtttatctagctagctatctagctacatttcttaaaaaaagactctcgtcttagtgtgccagagtgcagaataactgatgaacttttgaacactcaacacccgttaaatatgtccggtgtcagtaaacatcagCAACAAAgcataattcaattgttgccagcagcacagttacagtcaccaatgctctagataacatgaaaacagcctaaccagctctgctagggggagtaatatggtcagagtggggtgttctctcattatgtgtctggaagtagctagccgatgttagccagttagcttgggtgcttgactgtcgttgtgaggtcagagctttcggAACAACCCCACAGTGCATGTACACTAGATAGCGATAAATTGCAGCGTGTCGCTTGTGAAacgcttgtgggcgtgctggcagcATATGGCAGCATATAGCAGTACGTTAGATTGTGCGTCAAGAATTCAGCATTGCAAGTTTGTATGAAGATCTGGTTATTAAATGGGTACATAGTTCAATAGTAATATCCTCTAAAACGCTCTGGTGACAAAGAAACTTTGGTGCCCTGTTTCCAATTGTCCACATGGCTGGGAGAAgctattcaagtaagtaaatacattttgaaaatgtaaaaaaactaatgtattattagctaattagctacagtgcaggctaactcaaatgagctgctaaatgagctagctagttagctagctagatatctAGCCAACTTCACATACTGTACAGATAGCTAGCGaagtgaattaaatatcaccagctaccaaacttcatattagctagctatcttgatgtatttatcactgtaaaaaacaaactgcaaatgcatttgTAGGTTGCTAGCTAACAGCCAcggaggagggtgaaaggatagcagccccaactgtcaaagtgagagagtaggctattctggatagggcaggtacttttgtgtagttcctATCTCTAGAAGTGAGGACAGAGATAATAGTAACATTCATAAATGAAGtctgtttcttgtgaggttttctgtcctcagataaagagaGCTATGAAAGCCTGTCTACAGATGGAGAGGTCCCAATGAAGAacagtggttctcagtcctggtcctggggactcaaaggggtgcacatttttgtttttgcattagcactgcacagctgattcaaatgaccaactcgtcatcaagcttcaagtggtatttatgtatttatttatgtattatttgtgatgctatccttgatatgatcctgttattgtctcatgctacacatgcacatatgtgtgcccatgcatttatcaatccaatgttatcatgatttgttatcagggatattatactttagtaatccacaatgacctggtgatgtaaaCGTCAAATAAttacattgtcttccatattcctacaaataccttgtaactggagatttcttcaaaacgattgcctacagttaACATCTAGcgcactgcaaggttgggtgaccaggggTATCTGAgactgcctcctggaggaattcaggtgtgtgaaggctacctgtgtcctgcataacttcatgaggatggacatgAGGACaaggaggggatctgcagcttGCCAACGTGTTCCAGAGGAgaagtctgctgctctgcaggatgtttcaaggatggggtccaacaacgcagcaagagaggcTATCCGTCTGcgggagatcttcacctcctatttcttcaaagagggtgctgttacctggcaacaccatagactacactatgcacaaccaaaggctcttttaagagacATTCACATGGCAATAAGAGTATTCctccatttacttagctatgccaactgcagttattcaattcccagtttctctccctttgatttctacttctcaggtgagggtgctgtttaggtaagggtgtgatgtctgtacaaaaacaaaacaggctattttaaaTCACCCATATTGAAAAAGTGTAGAACAATTAGGcaccctataacccacacctacacactgATGTAgcaatctgattgatggattgtgttgtgcagaaagcaggctcaggtgtataactgtggctccttccaccgtcaaagaataggcaagaggTCCAACCAaggagaatagtaagacacttcattatttctataactacACTATATTGTTTATCCTCGTGCGTccgttcatgtttttcagcataaagtactctgcagccacttagtgtggacaccaggtgaggccacacacacagattcctgttgaacactgcctctttaactaccttattttctcaataacagtctctccttcacttcatccctctctcctcttctccctaaatcctctaagtcatatcagctgtgtcggtgaacccctcccacatctgaactggctacatagagggcacagcatgatcagaagtgagaggtcacttggtcaggtcaacaggaagtattgtTAAATAGAtgttttacattgaaatacagataaaGATGCAGTAgacccagagttaatgatccaaggtcagttttgcatttcacctcctgattattattatgattaacaatgttagaataaaaactaaaaacacaaggcttaaacatgctatctctctccctccatctgtctctcgtctgcagatatgttttgatgtgagagaggatgccaacccccagttccatcatcgccacctcacaCGGTTTTAAGATAACCTTCGAGCTGACTAGATAcactattatgtaattgtgattAACTGAGAGAATATTTGGGTAGCACTGTGATTCATTGAGCATAtgctgccttccctgctcctatgtCCTTAcctctttccttttctgtcttttacacctctctcGATACCTCCTcgttcttcctctgtttttataatgcacaacatacagtggggcaaaaaagtatttagtcagccaccaattgtgcaagttctcccacttaaaaagatgagagaggcctgtaattgtcatcataggtacacttcaactatgacagacaaaatgagaaaaaaaaatccagaatatcacattgtaggatttttaatgaatttatttgcaaattatgatggaaaataagtatttggtcaataataaaagtttatctcaatactttgttatataccctttgttggcaatgacagaggtcaaacgttttctgtaagtcttcacaaggttttcacacactgttgctggtattttggcgcattcctccatgcagatctcctctacagcagtgatgttttggggcggttgctgggcaacacggactttcaactctcTCCAAAGATATTCTATgcggttgagatctggagactggctaggccactccaggaccttgaaatgcttcttacgaagcc from Salvelinus fontinalis isolate EN_2023a chromosome 18, ASM2944872v1, whole genome shotgun sequence carries:
- the LOC129814853 gene encoding calcium/calmodulin-dependent protein kinase II inhibitor 2-like; this encodes MSEVLQDEMSHYGNEDDEGHLSFTCRLQDTNNFFSGSQGGKRPPKLGQIGRSKRVVEDESGVDEAQKNGTETTQTEA